A window from Candidatus Polarisedimenticolia bacterium encodes these proteins:
- a CDS encoding PAS domain S-box protein has translation MPAAGGSPATPNPAPEAIQRKADQIVLDGHSPGGVLIDGDLNVVQFCGLTGPYLEQPPGPTTFNLLRLARGRLASELRDLVRRAKKTGAAQRRVGARLEDDLGARAIDLDVVPMRAAGATGMWFLVLFGPDSPAAKRDESPPSPDPGDERVFAASRDMNLKLDKTEREMHAAQEKLQGTDEELSRRNEEQQRRNEELQRVIVERERIERDLRASEERHRLIAEMTSHFTASSRVNRDGTITVESITEGFTALTGYALEEIKGPSGWLALVHPDDHAEVRERLRRVLSNEPQTNEFRILTKHCEIRWIRHLAHPIWDSGESRVVRLYSAAEDITARRREEETKTLLAAVVESTEDAILSKTLDGTILSWNAAAERMYGYRAKEVLGKSVALLLPSARAHEFSDVLAQIREGKQIRRLETVRVRKDGRAIEVSLSIAPLRSSTGQILGASVIARDISERKRVERALRLSEERFRQLAGNLDSVFWITERSPFRMLYVSPAYREIWGRPLRSLYEEPMSYLEAIHPEDRDKVIAALERQNQGEATVLEYRVLRPDGSMRWVLSREFPIPGPAGEIRRVAGLALDITDRRHAEEALREADRRKDEFLGVLAHELRNPLSVISGASQVLDRIGEGDPQAAKMRGMIAHQSAVLARMVDDLLNVSRLSRGSIALKKESLDLAAVIDAVVAGTRALLKERGHELSVDIPAPIRLEADPVRLEQILVNLLTNAAKYTQPGGRIWLRATTEPAWGKPERVVLSVRDTGIGISPEMLPRVFDVFTQVDTAIGRAQGGLGIGLYLVQKLAESHGGEVSAHSEGTGRGSEFTVRLPIGAPRPAASLPPGEVRGGRREEAGAWIVPEAPGKAPAPLRRVRVLVVDDVVDLAESTIMLLGVLGYEAHMVHDGRSAIEAARRIRPDVLILDIGMPSMNGYEVAERLRSEQDLKGMLMVAMTGYATEEHRQRARAAGFDHHLVKPVTAERLQAVLQSASILRGPG, from the coding sequence GTGCCAGCGGCCGGTGGCTCGCCGGCAACTCCCAATCCCGCCCCCGAAGCGATCCAAAGAAAAGCCGATCAGATCGTCCTCGACGGTCATTCCCCCGGCGGCGTCCTGATCGACGGCGACCTGAACGTCGTGCAGTTCTGCGGCCTTACCGGCCCCTATCTGGAGCAGCCGCCCGGGCCGACGACTTTTAATCTGCTGCGCCTGGCGCGCGGGCGCCTCGCTTCCGAGCTGCGCGATCTCGTACGCCGCGCGAAAAAGACCGGCGCGGCGCAGCGCCGGGTGGGCGCGCGACTCGAAGACGACCTCGGCGCTCGCGCCATCGATCTCGACGTGGTGCCGATGCGGGCCGCGGGCGCGACGGGAATGTGGTTCCTGGTTCTTTTCGGGCCCGATTCGCCCGCCGCGAAGCGTGACGAATCTCCGCCCTCCCCCGATCCCGGCGACGAGCGCGTGTTCGCGGCCTCCCGGGACATGAACCTGAAGCTCGACAAGACGGAACGGGAGATGCATGCGGCCCAGGAGAAGCTGCAGGGGACCGATGAAGAGCTTTCGAGGCGCAACGAAGAGCAGCAGAGGCGCAACGAAGAGCTTCAACGGGTGATCGTCGAGCGGGAGCGGATCGAGCGGGACCTGCGGGCCAGCGAGGAGCGCCACCGCCTGATCGCCGAGATGACCTCGCACTTCACCGCCTCGAGCCGGGTGAACCGCGACGGGACGATTACCGTCGAGAGCATCACCGAAGGATTCACCGCGCTGACCGGGTACGCGCTGGAGGAGATCAAAGGACCGAGCGGCTGGCTGGCGCTCGTCCATCCCGACGACCACGCGGAAGTCCGCGAGCGGCTCCGGCGCGTCCTGTCGAACGAGCCCCAGACGAACGAGTTCCGGATTCTCACGAAGCATTGCGAGATCCGCTGGATCCGCCATCTGGCGCATCCGATCTGGGACTCGGGCGAATCGCGGGTGGTCCGCCTCTACAGCGCGGCGGAGGACATCACTGCGCGCCGGCGCGAGGAAGAGACGAAGACGTTGCTCGCGGCGGTCGTCGAATCGACGGAGGACGCCATCCTCAGCAAGACGCTCGACGGGACGATCCTGAGCTGGAACGCAGCGGCCGAGCGCATGTACGGTTACCGGGCCAAAGAGGTGCTCGGGAAATCGGTCGCCCTGCTGCTTCCCTCAGCGCGGGCCCACGAGTTCTCGGACGTCCTTGCCCAAATCCGGGAAGGCAAGCAGATCCGGCGGCTCGAGACGGTGCGCGTCCGCAAGGACGGCCGCGCCATCGAGGTCTCCCTCAGCATCGCGCCGCTGCGAAGCTCCACCGGCCAGATCCTCGGCGCGTCGGTGATCGCGCGCGACATCAGCGAGCGCAAAAGGGTCGAGCGGGCCCTGCGGCTGAGCGAGGAGCGGTTCCGCCAGCTGGCGGGAAACCTCGATTCCGTCTTCTGGATAACCGAGCGGTCCCCTTTCCGGATGCTCTACGTGAGCCCCGCCTACCGCGAGATCTGGGGACGGCCGCTGCGCAGCCTCTACGAGGAGCCCATGAGCTACCTGGAGGCGATCCACCCGGAGGATCGCGACAAGGTGATCGCCGCCCTGGAACGCCAAAACCAGGGCGAGGCGACCGTCCTGGAGTATCGCGTCCTGCGGCCCGACGGCTCGATGCGATGGGTGCTGAGCCGCGAGTTCCCGATTCCGGGCCCGGCGGGGGAGATCCGGCGCGTGGCGGGCCTGGCGCTCGACATCACCGATCGCCGGCATGCCGAAGAAGCTCTCCGCGAAGCCGACCGCCGCAAGGACGAATTCCTGGGGGTCCTGGCCCACGAGCTGCGCAACCCTCTTTCGGTGATCTCCGGGGCGAGCCAGGTCCTGGACCGGATCGGCGAGGGCGATCCGCAGGCCGCGAAGATGCGCGGCATGATCGCCCACCAGTCCGCCGTCCTGGCGCGCATGGTCGACGACCTTCTGAACGTCTCCCGCCTGTCCCGCGGGAGCATCGCCCTGAAGAAGGAGTCCCTCGACTTGGCGGCGGTGATCGACGCCGTCGTCGCCGGCACGCGGGCGCTCCTGAAGGAGCGCGGCCACGAGCTGAGTGTCGATATCCCCGCGCCGATCCGGCTCGAGGCGGACCCGGTGCGCCTCGAGCAGATCCTGGTGAACCTCCTGACGAATGCCGCGAAGTACACGCAGCCCGGAGGGCGCATCTGGCTGAGGGCGACGACGGAGCCGGCCTGGGGAAAGCCCGAACGGGTCGTCCTGAGCGTCCGCGACACCGGCATCGGGATTTCTCCCGAGATGCTGCCTCGGGTCTTCGACGTGTTCACGCAGGTCGATACAGCCATCGGCCGCGCGCAGGGGGGACTGGGAATCGGGTTGTATCTGGTCCAGAAGCTCGCGGAGTCCCACGGCGGAGAGGTGTCGGCGCACAGCGAGGGGACGGGCCGGGGAAGCGAGTTCACCGTGCGCCTGCCGATTGGCGCCCCGCGGCCCGCCGCATCGCTGCCGCCCGGCGAGGTCCGCGGAGGGCGGCGCGAAGAGGCCGGGGCTTGGATCGTGCCGGAGGCTCCCGGAAAGGCGCCGGCGCCCTTGCGACGCGTGCGGGTCCTCGTCGTGGACGACGTCGTCGACCTGGCCGAGAGCACCATCATGCTTCTCGGCGTCCTGGGTTACGAAGCCCACATGGTCCACGACGGCCGCTCCGCCATCGAGGCGGCGCGCCGGATCCGTCCGGACGTCCTGATCCTCGACATCGGGATGCCTTCGATGAACGGCTACGAGGTGGCCGAGCGGCTGCGCAGCGAGCAGGACTTGAAAGGAATGCTGATGGTGGCCATGACCGGGTACGCGACCGAGGAGCATCGCCAGCGCGCGCGCGCCGCCGGCTTCGATCACCACCTCGTCAAGCCGGTGACCGCCGAAAGGCTCCAGGCGGTGTTGCAAAGCGCCAGCATTCTGCGCGGCCCCGGGTGA
- a CDS encoding phospholipase D-like domain-containing protein has translation MKLIVQPEAGVVPIVQIIRSARVSIDVCIFRFDRKAIERALAASVHRGVRVRALIAHAKGDRAEGLRKLEERLLASGVMVARTLDDLLRYHSKFMVVDDTLHLLGFNFTKNDIKRCRSFGIATKDRKSVQEALRLFEADCTRQTYTPSAKSNLVISPDGARIVLERFIREARRDLAIYDARIQDPVIISLLEERARKGVQVRVLGGMRAASGEIEVHPLKGLRLHVRAIVRDGTRAFVGSQSLRKQDLDKRREVGLIIGNPGITRALKQVFETDWSVSARGKEKEKEKESAKEVEAKEEGPPGARA, from the coding sequence GTGAAGCTGATCGTTCAGCCGGAGGCCGGCGTCGTCCCGATCGTCCAGATCATCAGGAGCGCGCGCGTCTCGATCGACGTCTGCATCTTCCGGTTCGATCGCAAGGCGATCGAGCGGGCGCTGGCGGCCTCCGTGCACCGCGGCGTGCGCGTCCGCGCGCTCATCGCACACGCCAAGGGAGACCGGGCGGAGGGCCTGCGGAAGCTGGAGGAGCGGCTGCTCGCCTCGGGCGTCATGGTCGCCCGGACCCTGGACGATCTTCTCCGCTATCACAGCAAGTTCATGGTGGTCGACGACACGCTTCACCTGCTCGGATTCAACTTCACGAAGAACGACATCAAGCGCTGCCGCAGCTTCGGCATCGCCACGAAGGATCGGAAGAGTGTCCAGGAAGCCCTCCGGCTGTTCGAAGCCGACTGCACGCGGCAGACCTACACGCCCTCGGCGAAGTCCAACCTGGTGATCAGTCCCGACGGGGCGCGGATCGTGCTCGAGAGGTTCATCCGGGAAGCCCGCCGCGACCTGGCGATCTACGACGCGCGGATCCAGGATCCCGTGATCATCAGCCTGCTGGAGGAGAGGGCGCGGAAGGGGGTTCAGGTCCGCGTCCTCGGTGGCATGCGCGCGGCCAGCGGGGAGATCGAAGTCCATCCGCTCAAGGGATTGCGGCTGCACGTGCGGGCGATCGTGCGCGACGGGACCCGGGCCTTCGTGGGGAGCCAGAGCCTGCGGAAGCAGGACCTCGACAAGCGGCGGGAAGTGGGGTTGATCATCGGCAACCCCGGGATCACGCGCGCCTTGAAGCAGGTCTTCGAAACCGACTGGTCGGTGTCGGCCAGGGGGAAGGAGAAGGAGAAAGAAAAGGAGTCGGCCAAGGAGGTGGAGGCGAAGGAGGAGGGGCCCCCCGGGGCCAGGGCCTAG
- a CDS encoding DUF4956 domain-containing protein yields the protein MRRPLRAARGAAVFCLLLAIAFGVLAAGDQPDRDSSPENFGFLGGAENTPGGVKEELKSAAIRLPIAAILGTLLALRPRRRGTPPRHPAVIQTQIVLAIVGAVIMLVVGASLARAFGIVGVASLIRYRSKIDDPKDAVVMLGALAVGLAAGCGLLVLGGFGTLFLTVTLWVIESFELQTRSFELAVKFGEKSAELRPKMEAILRRFKTDFELRGSSEEEVSYFVTAPIEVQTDRVSNALMSLVPEGKGGVEWKEKSKAKNK from the coding sequence GTGAGACGGCCGCTTCGAGCGGCGCGGGGGGCGGCGGTCTTCTGCCTCCTCCTGGCGATCGCCTTCGGCGTCCTCGCCGCCGGGGACCAGCCGGACCGGGACTCCTCACCGGAGAATTTCGGCTTTCTGGGCGGGGCCGAGAACACGCCGGGCGGGGTCAAGGAGGAGCTGAAATCCGCAGCCATCCGCCTGCCGATCGCCGCCATTCTCGGAACGCTGCTGGCGCTGCGGCCGCGCCGGCGAGGGACGCCCCCGCGCCATCCGGCCGTGATCCAGACGCAGATCGTCCTGGCGATCGTCGGCGCCGTCATCATGCTGGTGGTCGGCGCGAGCCTGGCGCGGGCGTTCGGCATCGTCGGCGTCGCCAGCCTGATCCGGTATCGCTCCAAGATCGACGATCCCAAGGATGCCGTGGTGATGCTCGGCGCCCTGGCGGTCGGACTCGCCGCGGGCTGCGGCCTCCTGGTGCTGGGCGGCTTCGGGACCCTGTTCCTGACCGTCACGCTCTGGGTGATCGAAAGCTTCGAGCTGCAGACGCGGAGCTTCGAGCTGGCGGTGAAGTTCGGGGAGAAGAGCGCGGAGCTGCGGCCCAAGATGGAGGCGATCCTGCGCCGGTTCAAGACCGACTTCGAGCTGCGCGGGTCGTCGGAGGAGGAGGTCTCCTACTTCGTCACGGCGCCGATCGAAGTGCAAACCGATCGCGTCTCAAACGCCTTGATGTCGCTGGTCCCGGAAGGGAAGGGCGGCGTGGAGTGGAAAGAGAAGTCGAAGGCCAAGAACAAGTAG
- a CDS encoding metallophosphoesterase yields MRYGREARTLAFSLLIFVQFGHGCPTKAPPPPAEVHPAAAEFQAGLQRYVEATGPLRQEAEKKYPAGKTPEEQAKAVERRRGLLAVSIRSMRARAKLGDLFTVPGSDYIKKQLAAAFSGPASGAIRDGMEEQNDPSIYKTTPSQIALNRRLSIPSVPGVLLEDLPAVPDQLEYRFAGRTLVLADKEAGVVLDYLPGAFPEPPAKSPPTTAAPASAPRTFAYFAMPERLRSVRFAVLGDTGTGDANQRKVADMLWSFYSMGHHFKFILMLGDNLYAGLESAADYNRQFTTPYKRFLDARIQFHATLGNHDLAGQADFKPFSMGGHPYYSFKEGNMKFVSLNSNQPSDPEQLAWMEKEFSGENGWRICFFHHPLYSSGYHAKESVGIRALLEEPLVNNKVNVVFNGHEHFYERPKPQRGIHYFVAGASAKVRRGDLRPHDFTAFGYDADNSLMIVEIAGDDLFFQTLAASGRTIDCGVIYRTPEAEAKDSKDNQTREWLRGCDAARAWMRGPAPLAAGP; encoded by the coding sequence ATGAGATACGGTCGAGAAGCACGGACGCTGGCATTTTCGCTTCTGATCTTCGTGCAGTTCGGGCACGGCTGCCCGACCAAGGCGCCGCCCCCTCCGGCTGAAGTCCATCCGGCCGCGGCGGAGTTCCAGGCGGGCCTCCAGAGGTACGTGGAGGCGACCGGCCCGCTGCGCCAGGAGGCGGAGAAGAAGTACCCCGCGGGCAAGACCCCTGAGGAGCAGGCGAAGGCGGTGGAGCGGCGGCGCGGACTGCTCGCCGTCAGCATCAGGTCCATGCGTGCCCGGGCGAAGCTGGGCGATCTCTTCACCGTCCCCGGTAGCGATTACATCAAGAAGCAGCTCGCGGCGGCATTCAGCGGGCCCGCCTCGGGGGCGATCCGCGACGGGATGGAGGAGCAGAACGATCCCTCGATCTACAAGACGACGCCCTCCCAGATCGCGCTGAACCGCCGACTGTCGATTCCTTCCGTCCCCGGGGTCCTTCTCGAAGACCTCCCGGCCGTCCCGGATCAGCTCGAGTACCGCTTCGCCGGCCGGACGCTGGTGCTCGCGGACAAGGAGGCGGGCGTCGTGCTCGACTACCTCCCGGGCGCCTTCCCGGAACCGCCGGCGAAGTCCCCGCCGACGACGGCCGCTCCCGCCTCCGCCCCCAGGACCTTCGCTTATTTCGCCATGCCCGAGAGGCTCCGCTCCGTGCGCTTCGCGGTCCTCGGCGACACCGGCACGGGCGACGCGAACCAGCGGAAGGTCGCGGACATGCTCTGGAGCTTCTACTCGATGGGCCACCACTTCAAGTTCATCCTGATGCTGGGCGACAACCTCTACGCGGGGCTGGAGTCGGCAGCCGACTACAACCGGCAGTTCACGACGCCTTACAAAAGGTTCCTCGACGCCCGGATCCAGTTCCACGCCACGCTCGGGAACCACGATCTCGCGGGCCAGGCTGATTTCAAGCCGTTCAGCATGGGAGGCCACCCCTATTACTCGTTCAAGGAAGGGAACATGAAATTCGTCTCCTTGAACAGCAACCAGCCGAGCGATCCGGAGCAGCTCGCCTGGATGGAGAAGGAGTTCTCGGGCGAGAACGGCTGGCGCATCTGCTTCTTCCACCATCCCCTCTATTCCTCGGGCTACCACGCGAAGGAATCGGTGGGGATCCGGGCGCTGCTCGAAGAGCCGCTCGTGAACAACAAGGTCAACGTCGTCTTCAACGGTCACGAGCACTTCTACGAGCGCCCGAAGCCCCAGAGGGGGATCCACTACTTCGTCGCCGGGGCCTCGGCCAAGGTGCGCCGCGGCGATCTCCGCCCGCACGACTTCACCGCCTTCGGCTACGATGCCGACAACTCGCTCATGATCGTCGAGATCGCCGGGGACGATCTGTTCTTCCAGACGCTGGCCGCCTCGGGCAGGACGATCGACTGCGGGGTCATCTATCGAACCCCGGAAGCGGAAGCGAAGGATTCGAAAGACAACCAGACGCGGGAGTGGCTGCGGGGATGCGATGCGGCGCGCGCCTGGATGCGCGGCCCGGCGCCTCTGGCGGCGGGACCTTGA
- the sixA gene encoding phosphohistidine phosphatase SixA translates to MKLYLLRHAIACARDPHRFPDDDARPLTRRGRLRMRAAAGGLRKLGIEPKVIHSSPLVRAKQTADIVAAAMKPKAKVRVEQALAPGRDPFRIIRSLKNKNGRDEIVLVGHEPDLSKFAGLLLSGAPAVMMKWKKGGLCCIELPDSPAPGGGRLLFQATPRMLRMLGSRKP, encoded by the coding sequence ATGAAACTCTACCTCCTCCGCCACGCCATCGCCTGCGCCCGGGATCCGCACCGCTTTCCGGACGACGATGCCCGGCCGCTGACGCGGCGCGGGCGGCTGCGCATGCGCGCCGCGGCGGGAGGGCTGCGCAAGCTCGGGATCGAGCCGAAGGTGATTCATTCCAGCCCCTTGGTCCGCGCCAAGCAGACGGCCGATATCGTCGCTGCCGCGATGAAACCGAAGGCCAAGGTCCGCGTCGAGCAGGCGCTCGCGCCGGGACGGGATCCGTTCCGCATCATCCGATCCCTGAAGAACAAGAACGGCCGGGACGAAATCGTCCTCGTGGGCCACGAGCCGGATCTCTCGAAGTTCGCCGGCCTCCTGCTCAGCGGCGCCCCCGCCGTCATGATGAAGTGGAAGAAGGGGGGATTGTGCTGCATCGAGTTGCCGGACAGTCCGGCCCCGGGAGGAGGCCGGCTCCTGTTCCAAGCCACGCCGCGCATGCTCCGCATGCTCGGCTCACGAAAGCCCTAG
- a CDS encoding thymidylate kinase: MSGNPSSRPQFGYGLPYLDLANLNGTLITIEGTDGVGRSVQVSLLKEWLEVQGYGVIETGWTRSELMSETIGAAKAGHRLNQLTFSLLYATDFADRMEKIIIPALRSGFVVLADRYMYTAFARSVVRGADPAWIRNVFGFALVPELVLYLKIDVDTLLPRVLRARGIDYWEAGMDLHLGMDLFESFRKYQWRLIREYNRMSREFGFVTVDATRSEAEIQARIRRRVQSLLERRRVTTLTESLAALRPLLFEPEPAMRKAGRGTPPPDRQAADGSPEGELP, translated from the coding sequence ATGAGCGGAAATCCATCCAGCCGGCCCCAGTTCGGCTACGGCCTGCCGTACCTCGATCTGGCGAATCTCAACGGCACGCTGATCACGATCGAGGGAACCGACGGGGTCGGACGCTCCGTCCAGGTGAGCCTGCTGAAGGAGTGGCTCGAAGTCCAGGGCTACGGCGTGATCGAGACGGGGTGGACGCGCTCGGAGCTGATGTCCGAGACGATCGGCGCCGCCAAGGCCGGACACCGGCTGAACCAGCTCACCTTCAGCCTGCTGTACGCGACCGATTTCGCCGACCGGATGGAGAAGATCATCATCCCGGCGCTGCGCTCGGGATTCGTCGTCCTGGCCGACCGGTACATGTACACCGCTTTCGCCCGCAGCGTGGTGCGCGGGGCGGATCCGGCCTGGATCCGGAACGTCTTCGGCTTCGCGCTCGTCCCCGAGCTCGTCCTTTACCTCAAGATCGACGTCGACACCCTGCTCCCCCGGGTCCTGCGGGCTCGCGGAATCGATTACTGGGAGGCGGGGATGGACCTGCACCTAGGCATGGATCTCTTCGAGTCGTTCCGCAAATATCAATGGCGGCTCATCCGCGAGTACAACCGGATGTCCCGGGAATTCGGCTTCGTGACGGTCGACGCCACCCGGAGCGAGGCGGAGATTCAGGCGAGGATCCGCCGGCGCGTGCAGTCGCTGCTGGAGAGGAGAAGGGTGACCACGCTGACGGAGAGCCTCGCGGCCCTGCGCCCCTTGCTCTTCGAGCCGGAACCGGCGATGAGAAAAGCGGGGAGGGGAACACCCCCTCCGGACCGCCAAGCGGCCGACGGAAGCCCTGAAGGAGAACTTCCATGA
- the tmk gene encoding dTMP kinase, producing the protein MVRVRAQRREAPRGRLIVVEGIDGSGKSTQIQLLQKWLLSLGVEVSFTEWNSSSLVRQATKRGKKKNLLTPSTFSLLHATDFADRLTYHITPYLKAGMTVLADRYVYTALARDLARGVHPQWVRDLYSFAVEPDLILYFRVPLDVAVERILGSRDKIKFYEAGMDLGLSENPVESFRLFQGRVLKEYDRMAPQYRFQVVDGTRSIDSQQQRVRLHVNRLLSLGEEREAWA; encoded by the coding sequence ATGGTGCGGGTTCGGGCACAAAGGCGCGAGGCTCCCCGCGGCAGGCTCATCGTGGTGGAGGGGATCGACGGGTCCGGAAAGAGCACTCAGATCCAGCTCCTGCAGAAGTGGCTCCTGTCGCTCGGCGTCGAGGTCTCCTTCACCGAATGGAACTCCTCCAGCCTCGTCCGGCAGGCGACCAAGCGAGGCAAGAAGAAGAACCTCCTGACGCCGAGCACCTTCAGCCTGTTGCACGCCACCGACTTCGCCGACCGCCTGACGTACCACATCACCCCCTATCTAAAAGCGGGAATGACCGTTCTCGCCGACCGTTACGTCTACACGGCGCTCGCTCGCGACTTGGCGCGCGGCGTTCATCCGCAATGGGTGCGTGACCTGTACTCCTTCGCCGTGGAGCCCGATCTCATCCTCTATTTCCGCGTTCCTCTCGACGTGGCGGTGGAGAGGATCCTCGGGAGCCGGGACAAGATCAAGTTCTATGAGGCCGGGATGGACCTCGGGCTGAGCGAGAATCCGGTCGAGAGCTTTCGCCTCTTCCAGGGAAGAGTCCTGAAGGAATACGATCGCATGGCGCCGCAGTACCGGTTCCAAGTCGTCGACGGAACCCGGAGCATCGACAGCCAGCAGCAGCGGGTGAGACTGCACGTGAACCGGCTGCTGTCGCTGGGCGAGGAGAGGGAGGCGTGGGCATGA
- a CDS encoding CsbD family protein, translated as MNSDILEGKWTQLRGKVKEWWGKLTDDDLDKIAGKRDRLLGYLQTRYGYAKDRAEDELDRRLSNYTSDSDA; from the coding sequence ATGAACAGCGACATTCTCGAGGGCAAGTGGACGCAGCTCCGGGGCAAGGTGAAGGAATGGTGGGGAAAGCTCACCGACGACGATCTCGACAAGATCGCGGGCAAGCGAGACCGGCTTCTCGGCTACCTGCAGACTCGATATGGGTACGCGAAAGATCGGGCCGAGGATGAGCTGGATCGCCGCCTGAGCAACTACACATCCGATTCGGATGCGTAG
- a CDS encoding AI-2E family transporter, with protein sequence MGSKADVWRRLVPQGERQASSGEEPGSLTEARDTLQTDTGTGASPGQEKATGPLRPRLRWPLTLLTILLLVFTLQTAKAFLIPLVLGTFISYTLEPVVRLLVRLRIPRSLAVTVLMLGLLVLGGVTVYNLRDEAMQAVDVLPEAARRLRLVLRAQTGISPIEKVQEAATQIEKAATETTAAEPPPQGVMRVQVEQPPFRAADHLLWGGTQMLGLTLQAVIVFFFVFFLLLSGDLFRRKMVKIVGPALSKKKMSLLILEDIDRQITRYLLVTFFKSATVGLATWGALTWLGVQQAAFWGLIAAVFNTIPYFGPLAVNVAVGIVAFLQFGTLSMTAAVAGVVLLIATLEGWLLAPWLTGLAVRMNQVAVFIGLFFWSWIWGVAGMLLAVPMMTAMKAVCDRVDALHPIGELLGE encoded by the coding sequence ATGGGGTCGAAAGCCGACGTTTGGCGTCGGCTAGTCCCGCAAGGAGAGCGACAAGCGTCTTCCGGTGAAGAGCCAGGCTCTCTGACCGAGGCGCGAGACACTCTTCAGACGGATACGGGGACCGGCGCTTCTCCCGGCCAGGAGAAAGCGACCGGTCCCCTGAGACCCCGGCTCCGGTGGCCCCTCACGCTGCTGACAATCCTCCTGCTGGTCTTCACGCTCCAAACTGCCAAGGCCTTCCTGATTCCCCTCGTCCTCGGAACCTTCATCTCCTACACCCTCGAGCCGGTGGTGCGTCTCCTCGTGCGGCTGCGGATCCCCCGGTCGCTCGCGGTGACCGTTTTGATGCTGGGTCTCCTGGTCCTCGGCGGCGTCACCGTCTACAACCTGCGCGATGAGGCGATGCAGGCCGTCGACGTCCTTCCCGAGGCGGCTCGCAGGCTGCGCCTCGTCCTGAGAGCGCAGACCGGAATCAGTCCCATCGAGAAAGTCCAAGAGGCCGCGACCCAGATCGAGAAGGCGGCGACCGAAACCACCGCCGCCGAGCCGCCGCCGCAGGGAGTGATGCGGGTCCAGGTCGAGCAGCCCCCGTTCCGCGCCGCCGACCATCTCCTTTGGGGCGGCACGCAGATGCTCGGTCTGACCCTCCAGGCCGTGATCGTCTTCTTCTTCGTCTTCTTCCTCCTGCTCTCGGGAGACCTGTTCCGGCGGAAAATGGTGAAGATCGTGGGACCGGCCTTGTCGAAGAAGAAGATGAGCCTTCTCATCCTCGAGGACATCGACCGCCAGATCACCCGGTATCTGCTCGTCACGTTCTTCAAGAGCGCGACCGTGGGGCTGGCGACCTGGGGCGCCCTGACGTGGCTCGGCGTCCAGCAGGCCGCTTTCTGGGGCCTGATCGCGGCCGTCTTCAACACCATCCCCTACTTCGGACCCCTCGCCGTGAACGTGGCGGTGGGCATCGTCGCCTTCCTGCAATTCGGGACGCTGTCGATGACGGCGGCCGTCGCGGGGGTCGTCCTGCTGATTGCGACGCTGGAAGGGTGGCTGCTGGCGCCCTGGCTGACGGGGTTGGCGGTGCGGATGAATCAGGTGGCCGTGTTCATCGGCCTGTTCTTTTGGTCCTGGATCTGGGGAGTCGCGGGGATGCTACTGGCCGTGCCGATGATGACGGCCATGAAGGCGGTGTGCGACCGGGTTGACGCGCTTCATCCCATCGGCGAGCTGCTGGGCGAATGA
- a CDS encoding DUF5946 family protein, which translates to MDSPERSDRRCEGCGLVAAGGTEGCQATMDEILALHFGNATYFGVHRLFVDAYAAQHPERYCVSFKSLAAHLAHLCWSLEQGGSQAVPSEAIRRWVERHPHLEKPPLPEFRGALTIADVTAAPGPAEHHRAVERWARSVWEAHAGLHATVRGWVRSALHGG; encoded by the coding sequence ATGGATTCGCCGGAAAGATCGGATCGCCGCTGCGAAGGCTGCGGCCTCGTCGCGGCGGGTGGGACCGAAGGATGCCAGGCGACGATGGACGAGATTCTGGCGCTGCACTTCGGCAATGCCACCTACTTCGGCGTCCACCGGCTGTTCGTGGACGCCTACGCGGCGCAGCACCCGGAGCGGTATTGCGTCTCCTTCAAGTCGCTGGCGGCCCATCTGGCGCATCTCTGCTGGTCGCTCGAGCAGGGCGGCAGCCAAGCCGTTCCGAGCGAAGCGATCCGGCGGTGGGTGGAGCGCCACCCGCATCTCGAAAAGCCTCCCCTTCCCGAGTTTCGCGGCGCGCTGACGATCGCCGACGTGACCGCGGCGCCCGGGCCGGCGGAGCACCATCGGGCGGTGGAGCGCTGGGCCCGGTCGGTCTGGGAAGCGCACGCCGGGCTGCACGCGACGGTCCGGGGCTGGGTCAGGTCGGCCTTGCATGGCGGCTGA